A single Pantoea rwandensis DNA region contains:
- the nusG gene encoding transcription termination/antitermination protein NusG: MSEAPKKRWYVVQAFSGFEARVAKSLQEHIKLHNMEELFGEVMVPTEEVVEIRGGQRRKSERKFFPGYVLVQMVMNDASWHLVRSVPRVMGFIGGTSDRPAPISDKEVDAIMNRLQQVGDKPRPKTLFEPGEMVRVNDGPFADFNGVVEEVDYEKSRLKVSVSIFGRATPVELDFAQVEKG, from the coding sequence ATGTCTGAAGCTCCAAAAAAACGCTGGTACGTCGTTCAGGCGTTTTCCGGTTTTGAAGCCCGCGTAGCGAAGTCGCTGCAAGAGCATATCAAACTGCACAACATGGAAGAACTGTTTGGCGAAGTCATGGTGCCGACTGAAGAAGTCGTTGAAATCCGTGGTGGCCAGCGCCGTAAAAGCGAACGTAAGTTCTTCCCTGGCTATGTGCTGGTGCAGATGGTGATGAATGACGCCAGCTGGCACTTAGTGCGTAGCGTACCACGTGTCATGGGCTTCATTGGCGGTACTTCTGACCGTCCTGCGCCGATTAGTGATAAAGAAGTCGATGCGATTATGAACCGCCTGCAGCAGGTGGGTGATAAGCCGCGTCCAAAAACGCTGTTCGAGCCAGGCGAGATGGTGCGCGTCAACGACGGTCCATTTGCCGACTTCAACGGTGTGGTCGAAGAAGTGGATTACGAAAAGAGCCGCCTGAAGGTCTCTGTGTCCATCTTTGGCCGTGCAACACCAGTCGAACTCGACTTTGCCCAGGTGGAGAAAGGTTAA
- the secE gene encoding preprotein translocase subunit SecE — MSANTEAQGSGRGLEAIKWVAVIALLLVAIVGNYLYRDITLPLRALAVVVLIAAAGGIVLLTIKGKATVAFAREARTEMRKVIWPTRQETLHTTLIVAAVTAVMSLILWGLDGILVRLVSFITGLRF, encoded by the coding sequence ATGAGTGCGAATACCGAAGCTCAAGGGAGCGGGCGCGGCCTGGAAGCGATAAAGTGGGTTGCTGTCATCGCGTTGCTGTTAGTCGCCATCGTTGGCAACTATCTCTATCGCGACATTACGCTGCCTCTGCGCGCGCTGGCTGTCGTAGTACTGATCGCTGCGGCGGGCGGCATTGTGTTGCTGACTATTAAAGGCAAAGCGACCGTGGCTTTTGCTCGTGAAGCAAGAACTGAAATGCGTAAGGTCATTTGGCCGACTCGCCAGGAAACATTGCACACCACGTTAATCGTTGCCGCGGTCACTGCCGTGATGTCACTGATTTTGTGGGGGCTGGATGGAATTCTGGTCCGTCTGGTATCGTTTATCACTGGCCTGAGGTTCTGA
- the tuf gene encoding elongation factor Tu, with protein sequence MAKEQFQRNKLHVNVGTIGHVDHGKTTLTAAITTVLAKTYGGKASKFDEIDKAPEEKARGITINTSHVEYETPTRHYAHVDCPGHADYVKNMITGAAQMDGAILVVAATDGPMPQTREHILLGRQVGVPYIIVFLNKCDMVDDEELLELVEMEVRDLLTQYDFPGDDTPIIRGSALQALNGVAEWEEKIIELAGHLDTYIPEPVRAIDMPFLLPIEDVFSISGRGTVVTGRVERGIVKVGDEVEVVGLKDTVKSTCTGVEMFRKLLDQGQAGENCGVLLRGIKREDIERGQVLAKPGTIKPHTQFTSEVYVLSKDEGGRHTPFFKGYRPQFYFRTTDVTGDVQLPEGVEMVMPGDNVKMTVTLIKPIAMDQGLRFAIREGGRTVGAGVVAEIIA encoded by the coding sequence ATGGCTAAAGAGCAATTTCAGCGTAACAAACTGCACGTAAACGTCGGCACCATCGGTCACGTTGACCATGGTAAAACCACTCTGACTGCAGCGATCACCACCGTTCTGGCTAAAACCTACGGCGGTAAAGCAAGCAAATTCGATGAGATCGATAAGGCGCCAGAAGAGAAAGCACGTGGTATCACCATCAACACTTCTCACGTTGAATATGAAACCCCGACTCGCCACTACGCACACGTTGACTGCCCAGGCCACGCCGACTATGTGAAAAACATGATCACCGGTGCTGCGCAGATGGACGGCGCGATCCTGGTTGTTGCTGCGACTGATGGCCCAATGCCACAGACCCGTGAGCACATCCTGCTGGGTCGTCAGGTTGGCGTTCCTTACATCATCGTGTTCCTGAACAAGTGCGACATGGTTGATGATGAAGAGCTGCTGGAACTGGTTGAGATGGAAGTACGTGACCTGCTGACACAGTATGACTTCCCGGGCGACGATACTCCAATCATTCGCGGTTCTGCTCTGCAGGCACTGAACGGTGTTGCTGAGTGGGAAGAGAAGATCATTGAACTGGCTGGCCACCTGGATACCTATATCCCAGAGCCAGTACGTGCAATTGACATGCCGTTCCTGCTGCCAATCGAAGACGTATTCTCAATCTCTGGCCGTGGTACTGTTGTTACCGGTCGTGTTGAGCGCGGTATCGTGAAAGTGGGCGACGAAGTTGAAGTTGTTGGTCTGAAAGACACCGTTAAGTCTACCTGTACCGGCGTTGAAATGTTCCGCAAACTGCTGGACCAGGGTCAGGCGGGTGAAAACTGTGGTGTTCTGCTGCGTGGTATCAAGCGTGAAGATATCGAGCGTGGTCAGGTTCTGGCTAAGCCGGGCACCATCAAGCCACATACCCAGTTCACTTCAGAAGTTTACGTACTGTCTAAAGATGAAGGCGGCCGTCATACTCCGTTCTTCAAAGGCTACCGTCCTCAGTTCTACTTCCGTACTACTGACGTGACCGGTGACGTTCAACTGCCAGAAGGCGTTGAGATGGTAATGCCAGGCGATAACGTAAAAATGACCGTTACCTTGATCAAGCCAATCGCTATGGATCAGGGTCTGCGTTTCGCAATCCGTGAAGGCGGCCGTACTGTTGGTGCGGGTGTTGTTGCTGAAATTATCGCTTAA
- the coaA gene encoding type I pantothenate kinase produces the protein MSKKTTPLTTPYLQFDRQQWAALRDSVPMTLAEGEIERLRGINEDLSLEEVAEIYLPLSRLLNFYISSNLRRQAVLEQFLGTNGQKIPYIISIAGSVAVGKSTTARVLQALLSRWPEHRKVELITTDGFLHPNAVLKERGLMKKKGFPQSYDMHRLVNFVSDLKSGASQVTAPVYSHLIYDVIPDGDKVVQQPDILILEGLNVLQSGMDYPHDPHHVFVSDFVDFSIYVDAPETLLERWYVNRFLKFREGAFSDPDSYFHHYSQLPKDEAENIARGLWKEINWLNLNENILPTRERASLIMTKSADHAVQSVRLRK, from the coding sequence ATGAGTAAAAAAACGACACCACTCACTACACCCTATTTGCAGTTTGACCGTCAGCAATGGGCCGCCCTGCGCGACTCAGTGCCAATGACGCTCGCTGAAGGCGAAATTGAACGACTACGCGGTATCAATGAAGATCTCTCTTTAGAAGAGGTTGCTGAAATCTATTTGCCGCTCTCACGTCTGCTTAACTTCTATATCAGTTCTAATCTGCGCCGTCAGGCCGTGCTGGAGCAGTTCCTTGGCACTAACGGGCAAAAGATTCCCTATATCATCAGTATTGCCGGCAGTGTTGCTGTAGGTAAAAGTACCACCGCGCGTGTGTTGCAGGCACTGCTCAGTCGCTGGCCAGAACATCGTAAAGTCGAGTTGATTACAACTGACGGCTTTTTACACCCCAATGCAGTGTTGAAAGAACGGGGGCTAATGAAGAAGAAAGGCTTCCCGCAATCTTACGATATGCATCGTCTGGTGAATTTTGTATCCGATTTGAAATCAGGCGCGAGTCAGGTCACTGCGCCAGTTTATTCACACCTTATTTATGATGTGATCCCTGATGGCGATAAGGTGGTACAACAGCCTGATATTTTGATTTTGGAAGGCTTAAATGTGCTTCAAAGCGGGATGGATTATCCCCACGATCCGCATCATGTATTTGTTTCTGATTTTGTCGACTTCTCAATTTATGTCGATGCACCTGAAACATTATTAGAACGCTGGTATGTTAATCGTTTTTTAAAATTCCGCGAAGGTGCCTTCAGCGATCCAGATTCTTATTTCCACCATTATTCTCAGTTACCCAAAGATGAGGCGGAAAATATTGCTCGTGGTTTATGGAAAGAGATTAACTGGCTGAATCTCAATGAAAACATTCTTCCAACTCGAGAGCGCGCCAGTCTGATCATGACCAAATCTGCAGATCATGCCGTGCAAAGTGTTCGCTTGAGAAAATAA
- the birA gene encoding bifunctional biotin--[acetyl-CoA-carboxylase] ligase/biotin operon repressor BirA, whose protein sequence is MKDNSVPLKLVALLADGEFHSGEQLGEALGMSRAAINKHIQTLKSWGLDVYTVTGKGYSLPAPIQLLNEADILSHLHQQDLDVIPVIDSTNQYLLDRMDQLPSGHACIAEYQQAGRGRRGRKWFSPFGSNLYLSMYWRLEQGPAAAMGLSLVIGIVTAEVIQSLGVPDVRVKWPNDLYLNDRKLAGILVELTGKTGDAAQIVMGAGVNLVMRSEGASEINQGWINLQEAGVEINRNELAAKIINSLREALPIFERDGLAPFVERWDALDNFINRPVKLLIGDREVHGIARGIDKQGGLLLEQEGEVKSWVGGEISLRPGH, encoded by the coding sequence ATGAAAGATAATAGTGTTCCGCTGAAATTAGTTGCGCTTCTGGCTGATGGAGAATTCCATTCAGGTGAGCAGTTGGGTGAAGCATTGGGTATGAGCCGTGCAGCCATCAATAAGCATATCCAAACTCTGAAGAGCTGGGGTCTGGATGTCTACACCGTCACAGGTAAAGGTTACAGCCTGCCTGCACCTATTCAGCTACTGAATGAAGCCGATATTCTTTCGCATCTGCATCAGCAGGATTTAGATGTCATCCCTGTGATTGATTCTACCAATCAGTATTTACTGGATCGCATGGATCAGTTGCCTTCGGGTCATGCCTGTATTGCAGAGTATCAGCAAGCCGGTCGTGGCCGCCGTGGCAGAAAGTGGTTCTCTCCTTTTGGCTCTAATCTCTATCTGTCGATGTACTGGCGACTTGAGCAAGGTCCCGCTGCAGCAATGGGACTCAGCCTGGTGATTGGTATCGTGACGGCCGAGGTGATTCAGTCATTGGGTGTACCTGATGTTCGTGTCAAATGGCCCAATGATCTTTACCTGAACGATCGTAAATTGGCCGGGATTCTGGTTGAATTAACCGGCAAAACAGGCGATGCGGCACAAATTGTCATGGGTGCAGGCGTCAATCTGGTGATGCGCTCAGAAGGAGCCTCTGAAATTAATCAGGGATGGATTAATTTGCAGGAAGCCGGTGTAGAAATTAATCGTAATGAGCTGGCTGCAAAAATCATTAATAGTCTGCGTGAAGCACTGCCGATTTTCGAGCGAGATGGATTGGCACCGTTTGTAGAGCGCTGGGATGCTCTGGACAACTTTATCAATCGCCCGGTTAAGTTGCTGATTGGCGATAGAGAAGTTCATGGTATTGCACGTGGTATTGATAAGCAGGGTGGTTTATTACTGGAGCAAGAAGGCGAAGTGAAATCCTGGGTTGGTGGTGAGATTTCGCTGCGTCCAGGTCATTAA
- the murB gene encoding UDP-N-acetylmuramate dehydrogenase: MSSPHTSLKVFNTLGLEVSAQALYIADTPEAIMSAWQATQQANQPFIVLGEGSNVLFLGDFDGGVIINAIKGISLEEEAESWHLHIGAGENWHELVEHTLKKGITGLENLALIPGKAGSAPIQNIGAYGVEFKDICHYVDVLHLPTQKISRLDREACQFGYRDSIFKHEMKDNHVIVAVGLRLAKQWKPVLNYGDLAKLNPATVCAWDVFNAVCQMRQSKLPDPRVTGNVGSFFKNPLITLELANELLEAWPGMPHYPQANGDVKLAAGWLIDQCHLKGYQVGGAAVHRQQALVLINENHATPKDIVALAHEVRNHVGEKFNVWLEPEVRFIGAQGERNAVEVIS, translated from the coding sequence ATGTCCAGCCCCCACACTTCTCTAAAAGTTTTCAACACACTGGGTCTCGAAGTCAGTGCACAAGCGCTGTATATCGCAGACACACCCGAAGCCATCATGAGCGCATGGCAAGCAACTCAACAGGCGAATCAACCTTTCATCGTACTAGGTGAGGGCAGCAATGTGCTATTCCTGGGAGACTTTGATGGTGGCGTGATTATTAACGCCATCAAAGGTATTTCACTTGAGGAAGAGGCTGAATCATGGCATTTGCATATCGGTGCAGGTGAGAACTGGCACGAGCTGGTTGAGCATACTTTAAAGAAAGGTATTACCGGCCTGGAAAATCTTGCATTAATTCCCGGCAAGGCTGGTTCAGCGCCTATCCAGAATATTGGCGCTTATGGTGTTGAATTTAAGGATATTTGCCACTACGTCGATGTGTTGCATCTACCCACACAAAAAATCAGTCGCCTGGATCGAGAAGCGTGTCAGTTTGGTTATCGTGACAGTATCTTTAAGCACGAGATGAAGGATAATCACGTTATTGTTGCTGTCGGACTCCGTTTGGCAAAGCAATGGAAGCCGGTACTGAATTACGGCGATTTAGCGAAACTGAACCCGGCCACGGTATGCGCATGGGATGTATTCAATGCCGTCTGCCAAATGCGCCAGAGCAAATTACCCGACCCGCGCGTAACGGGAAATGTAGGCAGTTTTTTCAAAAACCCTCTTATCACACTCGAGTTGGCTAATGAGTTATTAGAAGCATGGCCGGGGATGCCACATTATCCGCAGGCAAATGGTGACGTCAAATTAGCGGCAGGTTGGTTGATCGATCAATGTCATCTAAAAGGATATCAGGTAGGTGGCGCTGCGGTACACCGTCAACAAGCGCTGGTGTTGATCAATGAAAACCATGCGACGCCAAAGGATATCGTTGCTTTAGCGCACGAGGTACGAAACCACGTGGGTGAGAAATTCAATGTTTGGCTCGAGCCAGAGGTACGCTTCATTGGTGCTCAAGGTGAACGTAACGCCGTTGAGGTCATTTCATGA